A region of Oceanispirochaeta sp. M1 DNA encodes the following proteins:
- a CDS encoding RsmE family RNA methyltransferase: MNLLLFKEEEWKKPISSDDPRVKHIHSILKSKSGDSLDAGIIDGKIGKAEIKEILEDGSCLFNFTAERDSSPLCPLTLIIGTPRPPTAKRLLRDLTAAGIERIIFTGTDLGEKSYLTSRLWSKEEWKEAVLTGMAQGESTRHPLIEKFYSLYKSIDQLQNGEDLLALDNVSPELPLRSYSPQSKKCCLAIGPERGWSDREREILRDRNFSICSLGDRVLRTETAALMGTALVQAAMGYI, translated from the coding sequence ATGAATTTACTTCTTTTTAAGGAAGAGGAATGGAAAAAACCTATTTCTTCCGATGATCCAAGGGTCAAACACATACACAGCATACTCAAATCAAAGTCCGGAGACAGCCTTGATGCCGGAATTATTGACGGCAAAATAGGCAAGGCGGAAATCAAAGAGATTCTTGAAGACGGAAGCTGCCTTTTTAACTTTACAGCAGAAAGAGATTCTTCTCCCCTCTGCCCTCTGACACTGATAATAGGAACACCCCGCCCTCCTACAGCAAAACGTCTGCTCCGCGATCTTACAGCCGCAGGAATAGAGAGAATTATATTCACAGGTACTGATCTGGGAGAGAAGTCTTATCTAACAAGCAGACTGTGGAGTAAAGAAGAGTGGAAAGAAGCCGTTTTAACAGGGATGGCGCAGGGTGAGTCCACAAGACATCCCCTTATAGAAAAATTCTACTCACTCTACAAATCAATTGATCAGCTGCAGAATGGTGAAGATCTTCTGGCTCTGGACAATGTGAGCCCTGAACTTCCTTTGAGGAGCTACAGTCCTCAAAGTAAAAAATGCTGTTTGGCAATAGGACCCGAGAGAGGATGGAGTGATAGAGAGAGGGAGATACTGAGAGATAGAAACTTCAGTATCTGTTCACTTGGAGACAGGGTTCTCAGAACAGAAACTGCAGCCCTTATGGGAACAGCCCTTGTTCAGGCGGCCATGGGCTATATATGA
- the yhbY gene encoding ribosome assembly RNA-binding protein YhbY, whose product MEALKGFQRSYLSKKAHSLKPVVMIGGNGLTEAVIKAVDAELENHEMIKVKFIDHKETRRELAEELAEKTESHLVRIIGNMAVFYRYQKEHDKRIYHVPKG is encoded by the coding sequence ATGGAAGCTTTAAAAGGATTTCAGCGCAGCTACCTCAGTAAAAAAGCCCACAGTCTTAAGCCTGTGGTAATGATCGGTGGTAACGGTCTTACAGAAGCTGTTATCAAGGCGGTTGATGCCGAGCTGGAAAACCATGAAATGATTAAGGTCAAATTTATTGACCATAAGGAAACAAGACGAGAGCTGGCTGAAGAGCTGGCTGAAAAAACAGAATCTCATCTGGTCAGGATTATCGGCAATATGGCTGTTTTCTACCGTTATCAGAAAGAACATGATAAAAGAATCTACCACGTTCCCAAGGGCTGA
- a CDS encoding cytidine/deoxycytidylate deaminase family protein encodes MSDYIRPSWDDYFMEVCEAISKRATCDRGRSGCVIARDRQILVTGYVGAPPGLPHCDEAGHQFKTMIHEDGHESQHCVRTVHAEQNAICQAAKRGVSLDGATLYCRMTPCRTCCMLIISCGIKRIVCERQYHAGAESEEMFKMAGISLEYKFEEIQEYEKQ; translated from the coding sequence TTGTCTGATTATATAAGACCCAGTTGGGATGATTATTTTATGGAAGTCTGTGAAGCCATCTCCAAGAGAGCTACATGTGACAGAGGAAGAAGCGGCTGTGTTATTGCCAGGGACAGACAGATTCTGGTAACCGGATATGTAGGAGCTCCTCCCGGACTGCCCCATTGTGATGAAGCGGGACATCAGTTCAAGACTATGATCCACGAAGACGGCCATGAGAGTCAGCACTGTGTCAGGACTGTCCATGCAGAACAGAATGCCATCTGCCAGGCAGCCAAAAGAGGTGTGTCTCTGGATGGTGCAACACTCTACTGCCGGATGACCCCCTGCCGGACATGCTGTATGCTGATTATCAGCTGCGGTATTAAACGGATAGTCTGTGAAAGACAGTATCATGCAGGTGCCGAGTCGGAAGAGATGTTTAAAATGGCGGGAATAAGCCTGGAATATAAATTCGAAGAGATTCAGGAATACGAAAAACAGTAA
- a CDS encoding glycoside hydrolase family 9 protein, whose protein sequence is MIHVNQKGCSRSSGIRAVYQSDSSGSLKEAGLVDAFTGIAAANFEISSMETVPGWKNRYFQKLSFSGPLEPGRYRISGMKDNGESEFSENFTVSSELIAEKDLSDLLVYFKTMRSDGIYDEADRDVPVWESNERRDASGGWYDASGDTSKYLSHLSYAERMNPQQTPLVVWILSDLIRRYDNAHLWAGDNFRRWVQFEMNHGADFLLKMQHEEGWFYKILFDQWSKDPEARMLCSYKTQNGERLSTMKAGFREGGGMACAALASAAVLSEGERKESYLKAAESGYSFLKEHNREVLEKGGENLIDWYCALSASLELYRAGRNEKYREDISYWSRKILSAFHSFNDNEGWWFVIPEEKIPYYHASDEGLLIIAVKASLEFLEGQAKTDAENMLNKALSFLADSLLADPDPFYYPRHWVEGCEKAEYKWFYPHENPSGYWWQGENSRISSLGAALLYGESDNSERLQQNSKLALSVLDWQLGLNPFNVSMIDGWGAGSPEYEGDYYNLPGGVANGITSGFDDEKDIAFQPELEGNPGDNSWRWGEQWIPHAAWFLMLSSLLREKGL, encoded by the coding sequence ATGATTCATGTTAATCAGAAAGGTTGCTCCAGGAGCAGCGGTATCAGGGCAGTTTATCAGAGTGACAGCAGCGGCAGTCTCAAAGAGGCAGGTCTGGTTGATGCCTTCACTGGAATAGCTGCGGCCAATTTTGAAATTAGTTCCATGGAGACCGTTCCCGGCTGGAAGAACAGATATTTTCAAAAACTCAGTTTTTCCGGTCCTTTGGAACCGGGGCGTTACCGCATCTCAGGCATGAAAGATAATGGAGAATCAGAATTCTCTGAAAACTTTACTGTAAGCAGCGAGCTGATAGCCGAGAAAGATCTTTCTGATCTGCTGGTCTATTTCAAGACCATGCGGAGTGACGGCATATATGATGAGGCCGACAGGGATGTTCCTGTCTGGGAAAGCAATGAGAGACGGGATGCAAGTGGCGGTTGGTATGATGCCTCAGGAGATACAAGCAAGTATCTGAGTCACCTCTCCTATGCAGAGAGAATGAATCCCCAGCAGACACCACTTGTGGTCTGGATACTTTCTGATCTTATCAGACGTTACGACAATGCTCATCTCTGGGCAGGGGATAACTTCCGCCGCTGGGTTCAGTTTGAGATGAATCATGGTGCAGACTTCCTCCTTAAGATGCAGCATGAAGAGGGCTGGTTTTATAAAATATTGTTTGATCAATGGAGCAAGGACCCCGAGGCACGTATGCTCTGTTCCTATAAAACCCAGAATGGTGAACGTCTTTCTACAATGAAAGCCGGGTTCCGGGAAGGAGGAGGGATGGCCTGTGCCGCTCTGGCTTCTGCCGCAGTACTCTCTGAAGGAGAGAGAAAGGAATCCTACTTGAAAGCTGCTGAGTCGGGATACTCATTCCTGAAGGAGCATAATAGGGAAGTTCTCGAGAAGGGCGGGGAGAACCTTATCGACTGGTACTGTGCTCTCTCAGCTTCCCTGGAGTTATACCGGGCCGGCAGGAATGAAAAATACAGAGAGGATATCTCATACTGGTCCCGAAAAATTCTTTCTGCCTTCCATTCATTTAATGATAATGAAGGATGGTGGTTTGTCATTCCTGAAGAGAAAATTCCTTATTATCATGCTTCCGATGAGGGACTTTTAATTATCGCAGTCAAGGCTTCCCTGGAGTTTCTTGAAGGACAAGCCAAAACAGATGCTGAAAATATGCTGAACAAGGCATTGTCTTTTCTCGCTGACAGTCTTCTGGCCGATCCCGATCCTTTTTACTATCCAAGACACTGGGTGGAAGGATGTGAGAAGGCCGAATATAAGTGGTTTTATCCCCATGAGAATCCTTCAGGATACTGGTGGCAGGGTGAGAACAGCCGAATCAGCTCCCTTGGAGCCGCTCTCCTTTACGGGGAGTCCGACAACTCTGAGAGGCTGCAGCAGAACAGCAAGCTGGCTCTGTCAGTACTTGACTGGCAGCTGGGTCTTAATCCTTTCAATGTTTCCATGATTGACGGCTGGGGAGCCGGCAGTCCCGAATATGAGGGTGATTACTATAATCTTCCCGGAGGAGTGGCTAACGGTATCACATCGGGCTTTGATGATGAGAAGGATATTGCCTTTCAACCTGAGCTGGAAGGCAATCCCGGAGATAATTCATGGCGCTGGGGAGAGCAGTGGATACCCCATGCCGCCTGGTTTCTGATGCTGAGCAGTCTTCTGCGTGAGAAGGGGCTTTAG